The following coding sequences lie in one Metopolophium dirhodum isolate CAU chromosome 5, ASM1992520v1, whole genome shotgun sequence genomic window:
- the LOC132944747 gene encoding uncharacterized protein LOC132944747, with protein sequence MSSFEESLIENVREHKSLYNVFSADYKDQNIRKEAWEEIDKNLQMSAEKCKSEWTKLRNCFLNAIRRRRSKTSGQATKNIPPWRFSQQMEFILPFLENRE encoded by the exons atgtcttCATTTGAAGAGTcgttaattgaaaatgtccgcGAACACAAGTctttatacaatgttttttccGCCGATTATAAAGATCAGAACATTCGTAAAGAGGCATGGGAAGAGATTGATAAAAATCTACAAATGTCag ctGAAAAGTGTAAGTCAGAATGGACTAAATTGCGAAATTGTTTTCTAAATGCTATCAGAAGACGTAGAAGTAAGACAAGTGGTCAAGCTACCAAGAATATTCCACCTTGGAGGTTTTCCCAACAAATGGAATTTATATTGCCCTTTTTGGAAAACCgagagtaa